Within the Irregularibacter muris genome, the region GATTAGTTGGATAGAAAGTCCGTTGTATACTTCTTTTTATATTATATAGAAAAAGAAAGAAACTCTCTACATCGCTAATTTGGGAATATACACCATTGATTACTTTGACTACTGTGTTCTTTTCAACAAACATAATATTATACGGGTCCCATCATGACCGGAAATAATGTCTCATAATTAGTATAAATAACAAATAAAAAAACTAAATCATAGACTAAAAATGCAATATTTTAACACAAACAGGGTATCTATCAATCTAGATACCCTGTTTGTGTTGAAAAAGGATATAAATTGACAGATTTTCTGGAAAAGAGTATAATCTAAACGAACATATGTTTTGATAAAATACATTATGTAAACCAAATACCCTATGTTATAATAGGAAAAGAAATAAATAGGTGGTGAAAAAATGGGTAAGTTTGAAGTAGTATCAGAGTTTGAGCCTAGGGGGGATCAGCCTAAGGCCATTGATGCCATAAGCAAAGGAATAATAGAAGGAAAGAAATTTCAGACTTTACTAGGGGTTACGGGATCAGGAAAGACTTATACCATGGCGAAGGTAATTGAAAAGGTGCAAAAGCCTACTTTGGTCATGGCACATAATAAGACCTTAGCCGCCCAATTGACCAGTGAATTCAAAGCCTTTTTTCCCAATAATGCTGTAGAATATTTTGTCAGTTATTATGATTATTATCAACCGGAGGCTTATGTGCCCCATTCAGATACCTATATAGAAAAAGATGCATCTATAAATGATGAAATAGATAAATTACGTCACTCTGCCACAGCGGCTCTTTTTGAAAGAAAAGACGTTATTATTGTGGCCAGCGTGTCTTGTATATATGGACTGGGGGACCCCATTGATTATGAAAATTTAGTCATTTCCCTACGCCCGGGCATGGAGAAGGATAGAGACGATGTCATTAGAAAGCTAATCGATATTCAATATCAAAGAAATGATATCAACTTTGTTCGGGGGACCTTTAGAGTGCGAGGAGATGTTTTAGAAATCTTCCCAGCCTCTTCTTCTGAAAGAGCAGTGAGAATAGAATTTTTTGGAGATGAAATAGACAAAATTACCGAAATAGATGTCTTAACGGGAGAAATCATAGGGGTGCGTAGCCATATTTCTATTTTCCCGGCTTCCCACTATGCCACCTCCCAGGACAAGTTGGAGAGAGCCATTGGAAGCATAGAACAGGAGTTAGAAGAAAGACATAGAGGGTTTATTACAGAGGATAAATTACTAGAAGCCCAAAGAATTATGCAAAGGACTAATTTTGATATCGAAATGCTTAGAGAAATGGGCTATTGTAATGGGATTGAAAACTACTCTCGTCACATTAGTGGACGTCCATCGGGCAGTCCACCCTTTACTTTGATTGACTATTTTCCCGATGATTTTTTGATCATGGTAGATGAATCCCATGTTACTTTACCCCAGGTAAGGGCAATGTACGCAGGAGACCGTTCCAGGAAAACAACCTTAATAGACCATGGTTTTCGTCTTCCTTCTGCCTATGACAATAGACCCTTAACCTTTGAAGAGTATGAAGATCATATTCATCAAATGATTTTTGTATCGGCCACTCCTGGACCCTATGAAAATGAGCATAGTCAACAAGTGGTAGAACAAATTATTCGTCCTACAGGTCTTGTGGATCCACAAATACAAGTAAGACCCATTAAGGGGCAGATTGATGATTTATTGGGAGAAATCAATCAAAAGATTGAAAAAGGACAAAGAGTTTTAGTCACCACTTTGACCAAAAAGATGGCCGAGGATTTGAGCAACTATTTAAAGGAAATGGAAGTGAAGGTTAGTTACCTTCATTCTGATGTAAAAACCATTGAAAGAATGGAGATCATAAGAGATTTACGATTGGGTGTCTATGACGTACTCGTGGGGATTAACTTACTTAGGGAAGGCTTAGACTTGCCCGAAGTAGGATTGGTAGCCATACTAGATGCGGATAAGGAAGGATTTTTACGTTCAGAAACTTCTCTTATACAGACCATTGGACGGGCAGCGAGAAACGTGGAGGGCAATGTCATCATGTATGCTGATAAGATCACGCCTTCCATGGAAAGAGCCATTAGTGAAACCAATAGAAGAAGGGCTCTTCAACAGCAATTTAATGAACTTCATAACATAACCCCCCAAACCATACGTAAAAAAGTTCATGATGTCATTGAGGCGACCAAAGTGGCAGAGGAAGCTGAAAAATACGGAATAACCAAACCTGTAGAAAAGTTAGAAAAAGCAGATATTATAGAATTATTATTTAAGTTAGAAACCGAGATGCAAGAGGCAGCAAAGGATTTACAATTTGAAAGAGCGGCTGAACTTAGGGATAAGATACAGCAATTAAAGGAAGAATTTAATCTTTAAAATAGTGGGAGTGAAAAAATGGCAAAGGATAAAATTATTATACATGGAGCTAAGGAAAACAACCTAAAGAACATTCATTTAGAAATCCCTAGGGATAAGTTTATCGTCCTTACTGGATTAAGTGGGTCGGGAAAGTCCTCCTTGGCCTTTGATACTCTTTATGCAGAAGGACAAAGAAGATATGTAGAGTCTTTGTCAGCCTATGCAAGACAATTTTTAGGACAAATGGATAAACCAGATGTAGATTATATAGAAGGTCTTTCCCCTGCCATATCCATTGACCAAAAAACCACCAGTAAGAACCCCCGTTCCACAGTAGGTACCGTAACAGAGATCTATGATTATTTAAGACTTTTATATGCAAGAATAGGTACTCCTCATTGTCCGAAATGTGGAAAAGAAATTACTAAACAAACCATAGATCAAATGGTGGACCAAATCATGGATTTAGAAGAGGGAAGTCGTATTCAAATCCTCGCCCCTGTAGTTTCAGGACGAAAGGGTCAACATATAAAGCTTTTGGATCAAATTAGAAAAGATGGATTTGTAAGAGTTAGGGTAGACGGAGAAATAAGAGATCTTGGAGAAGAGATATCTCTAGAGAAAAATAAAAAACACTCTATTGAAGTTGTGGTGGACAGGTTAAAAATAAAGGAAGGCATTCAAAAAAGACTTACCGATTCCATAGAAACCGTAATGGAGTTAAGTCATGGAATATTATTGGTAGATGTCATAGGGCAAGACACTTTGATGTTTAGTCAAAATTTTGCCTGTATTGATTGTGGCATTGGTTTAGAAGAATTAGCACCTAGGAATTTCTCCTTTAATAGTCCCTTTGGGAAATGCCCTACCTGTGATGGTTTAGGAACTTTATTGAATATCGATCCTAACTTAATTATCCCTGACCCTTCGAAAAGTATTGCAGAGGGGGGACTTGCCCCTTGGGAACACCTGAAGGAAGATTCTTGGTATTATAGTCTTTTAAAGGCTATCTCCAAGCATTATGGTTTTCGCTTGGATACTCCCATTGGACAATTAGAGGATAAAATTGTCGATATTATTCTCTATGGAAGCCAAGGAGAAAAAATAACAGTAGATTATTTAAAAGAAGGACGCAGGGGACAGTAC harbors:
- the uvrB gene encoding excinuclease ABC subunit UvrB; amino-acid sequence: MGKFEVVSEFEPRGDQPKAIDAISKGIIEGKKFQTLLGVTGSGKTYTMAKVIEKVQKPTLVMAHNKTLAAQLTSEFKAFFPNNAVEYFVSYYDYYQPEAYVPHSDTYIEKDASINDEIDKLRHSATAALFERKDVIIVASVSCIYGLGDPIDYENLVISLRPGMEKDRDDVIRKLIDIQYQRNDINFVRGTFRVRGDVLEIFPASSSERAVRIEFFGDEIDKITEIDVLTGEIIGVRSHISIFPASHYATSQDKLERAIGSIEQELEERHRGFITEDKLLEAQRIMQRTNFDIEMLREMGYCNGIENYSRHISGRPSGSPPFTLIDYFPDDFLIMVDESHVTLPQVRAMYAGDRSRKTTLIDHGFRLPSAYDNRPLTFEEYEDHIHQMIFVSATPGPYENEHSQQVVEQIIRPTGLVDPQIQVRPIKGQIDDLLGEINQKIEKGQRVLVTTLTKKMAEDLSNYLKEMEVKVSYLHSDVKTIERMEIIRDLRLGVYDVLVGINLLREGLDLPEVGLVAILDADKEGFLRSETSLIQTIGRAARNVEGNVIMYADKITPSMERAISETNRRRALQQQFNELHNITPQTIRKKVHDVIEATKVAEEAEKYGITKPVEKLEKADIIELLFKLETEMQEAAKDLQFERAAELRDKIQQLKEEFNL